AGCAATATCATGATTATCGTAACTGCCGCCATTGGTATCGCCAATTTTGTCGTACCGATCAATGCTATGAGTTTTGCATTACGGATTGTCAAATATCCTTTTATCTTGTTAGCTAGTTTATTTGGATATGTGGGCTTAATCGCAGGACTATTTTGTTTGATCATTTATTTGAACGATTTAAAGAGCTTTGGTGAACCTTATTTAAAAGTGTTTATTGGAGAGCATGAAAAATTCGAAAAATAATAAAGGAAAGGAGGATGCTTTTCATTGAATCGATATGTTTTTTATGTATTATGGTATGATGGGTTAACCATCTCAGGTCTTTTATTATATAACCTTTTATTGGATGAACGGTTTAATGGAAGCATGATGGCTATCGTGATAGGTGCGGTTAGTGGCATGATATTTCTTGTAACAATGACGAAGTCATTAGGGCATTTTCCAAAGCAGGGTTTGCCTGAAATCTTTCGGATGTTTTTGCCGGCAGGGGCAAGAGTATCATTATTAATATTTTTTTCAATTATGACTATAACAAAAGGATGTATCATGATAGGATACGCATCATCCTTTTTTAATTTGTATCTAACAGATGTAAAAACAATTATTATCATAGCATTTGTGTTTCTTACGGTATCTTGGGGAGCTACAAGGTCAAGTAAAACAATCTTAAGTACGCTAGAGTTGGTTCTTTTTATTTGTATTCCTATAATGTATTACATTTTAACAAAAGCCATCTTTAGCCAAGGAATAGAGTGGAATTCCATTAAAGCAATGGCAGATTATGCATTCACTTGGCCAAAATGGGAAACGATTGCTGCAGTAAATAGTGTTTTCTCTGGATTCGTCTGCTTGATCATATTTAACCGAGTTGTCCCCAGTAAAATCAAATGGAAGTTCTTCCCCATTATCCTTATTGTTAATCTTCATATTTTGGTTATTGGTTTGCTTGTTTCCATTGGGATTCATGGCACTTACGGGGTGGGAAATTATATAGCCCCCACGTATTCTGCATTAGATTCTATTGGTATCATGTCAGGGTTATTCTCACGTACGATTATGCCTTATTTTCTCATAGTCCTTTTTTTGCTCTTAATATATGCGGCTGTAACCATTCATGTTGGACTTGAACTGTTGAAAGGATGCTTCTCTATGGAATTTCAAAACAATCCACGAAAGGAACAACTATTATCTTGGACAATCTGCGGCCTATTCACCATCGTTACAATGATCTACTTCAACACATTCACACTAAAACAAATCAAATACCATACAGTCAATTGGCTTGAGCTACGATTTTATACCGAATTTCTGATGGTCGCGCTTATTGCGTTGTTTGCTGTAATGAAATGGCAGCGCAGAGCATGAGAACCATCTTCCTGTTGCTCCTCTGCTTTACAGTGGCTATACAATCGGGTTGTGCCTTCAAGGATATCGACAAACGTATATTCGTGATCGCCATCGGAGTAGATAAATCGGATGATGTAAATAATCCATATCGCGTGACTTTAAAATTAGCTTTACCCACCCAAAAAATTGATCCTTCTGTGAATAATACTCAAATTATAAGCGAGAATTCCGAAACGATAACAGGCGCGATCGGGCGGATAACCGCAAAAACATCGAAAGATCTCAATTATGGCCTCTTAGAAGTATGTATTTTGGGTGAATCATTAGCCCATGAGAGTATCAAAGAGCCGCTTAGTTGGCTGTCGCGAAGATTCGATATTCCGATGGAGGGGATGGTGGCATTAGGAAAGCCTAACGCGGAGACCGTTCTTAAAATGAAACCAAAATCGGAAAATTTTTCAGGTAACGCATTGTTTTTAAGCCTGTCCGAATCGGGATCAATCTCATCGTTCACGGTTCCCGAACAATTTTATGATTTCTATCGTCGAACCACTGAAAAGGGCATGGACCCCTACTTGCCGGTCATCGAGGCTGAAAAAGAGGTATACAAAATTGATACGGCTGCTCTTTTAGACAAGCAGAAGATAAAAACGATTTTGACTCCAGAGGAAACTCGCGTCTTTAAAGAACTGCTTAAAAGTTATCCTCATTTCGAAATCACCACAAAAATGGAAGGTCAACCTTTCGTCTTGGCCATTGAACAACTGAAGAGGCGCTATACGATTGATACAAACAATAAAAATAAACCAGTTATTCATGTATCTGTCCAAATGCGCGGAATTGTAGAAGAATTCGTAAACCTGCTGTATGAAGACAATTGGGATGAATTTGAAAAGAATGTTGAACAGGAAGAGAAGACAAAGATATCAAGCTTGATGAAAAAGCTGCAAACAAACGGGATAGATCCGCTCGGTTTCGGATTGCTCTATAGAGCTACCCGGCATGAAGGGGATATGGAATGGGAGCAATGGCAGACCATTTATCCCGAGGCTGTATTTGATGTACATGTTAAAGTTTCTATGCAGGGAACGGGAGCAATAAAATAACAAATTTCAAGATTTCGTTGTACATAAGCTTTTAGAGGTACATATGTACCTCTAAAAGCTTTTTTTGCATATCCTGGTAACATTACGGTGTTTTCTGTATTGTACGGTGGAAAAATAGAGCATCACTTTTTTCTTTGTAAAGCATTTACTTGGATCACACACCTTTTGGACTACTCACTATTATGATAATTACAGAATAATCTCAAACGCATGAGAAAGTATTACATACTCCATGTGGTTTTTTCTTGTGAAAAAGCAATGGCATCCTGAGTATGTCTGTTTATAATCAAACTCGTTACAGATTCAAGCGAGTCCGCTTACGGGTTCTGTTGGGCGAAGCATATTCGCGCCGGATTACTTGCCTGTTGATGAAGCATATCCACTGCTCTCTCTAGAAAGCTACGGATTATCGAAAGGTCTAGGCGAACAGAATGGCGATATGTTCACACGAAGAGAACGAATAGAAGTATTTGCGCTATGCTTCTCCTTGATTCTAGCACCAGAGGATTAGAAACGGGAGATTGATCTATTTCCCGATACGGAGCGGCATCATCTTATACTCTGGAGCTATATCGATACAAGGGACTCAGCTGATGTTTGCAGGTATCCTTCTTATTCATGGAGACATATAACAAAATGTAATCCGTTTTGTTATCATTTATAAAGTACCTAAACTAATGATTTCTCTATGAACAGGAGTCAGTTTGTTTAGTTTCGTGGTTATTTAAAATCAAAAAAAATCTGACTTATAATAAACTGTACCCTATCGAGTAGACACTTTAAAAAAGTCACTCGATAGGGTATTTTTGTCTATACAAGAAGACGGGAAGAGGAATAGTATGAGCAAGAAAATATTCACAGATAAAGAAATCAAGCAGTTATCTAGTAATCCTTATGTGAAGTTCGTATCATCAAAAGCAATTACATATACAGATGCGTTTAAGCAATTGTTCATCTTAGAAAATAACAAGGGCAAGTTACCGAGAGAAATATTTGAAGAATGTGGTTTTGACGTAACCGTTATCGGGATCCAAAGAGTCGAATCCTCAGGAAAGAGATGGCGTGCGAACTATCAGGAGAATTGAATCTTAGGTTTACAGGATACAAGAAGTCATGCGTCAGGAAGACCTCTTCAGTCTATTCTAAAGGATTTATTTCACCTCCATTTTTTAAGTATCAAAACAGTAGAATTAGAATTGTTCATGGAAAACAAAAAAATGTTAAAGAAAGGTATCTCTAAAATAGATTCATTCATTCCATTAAGTTTGGCTATTGATGTCTCAAACAAAAAAACTAATAAACTACGGCAAAGGGACAAGAATATAGTCGCATTGCCGATTTGATAAACGCCTAATTGTTATTGCATACGTCCCGAATTGTTACGGTTTGGGCGTTTTATGATCTGTGAAAACAACTCGCTGTATCTGTTGTACTCTTCAGAACGATTAATTCCGTGAGCTGCAGAAACTAGCCTAAAATAACGAATCAGGATAATTCAATTATAATTGTTTTCACTATCCAGTTTATCAGTAGAAGCTGGTAAACTATACATATATTAAGTGGATTTGGGAGAATATACGTTGGATGTGAAGATATTTTTTTAAAATCAGCGATTAAACATTTGTACGTAGAAGTAGAATTAGTTGGACACATTCTATCACGCTAAAGGAGAGATTTTTTGACTAATAATGAGGTAGTTAAAATCTTTGATGCATATTTGTTTCCATTAGTATCAGAGTTGTACGAGTTAGAAGGTTATGAAACGTGGCTGATTAAGGCACATACCGGAGGGCGGAATGTCGTTTATAACTGTGAGAAAGTTGGTGCTGATGCAAAAATACTCAGGATCGCCTTCTTAAATGACAGGAGCCGGGAAGAATTGCTGGGCGAAGCTGAATATATCAGGTATTTATTCGAGCATGGCGGTAGTGTCTCAGATGTAGTCAGCTCCAAGAAGGGGAATCTGCTGGAAGAGATCACTCATAATAATTACACCTTTTTTGTTTGCCTGTTTGAAAAGGCCAAAGGAAAAAAGTTGGTGGACAATCATTATCGGTATCGGGAAGGAGTTCCAATTACCGAATATTATTATAACTGCGGAAAAGTCCTAGGAAAAATGCATCAATTGTCAAAAGAATATACGCCTGTCCATCGTCGGTATAGTTTTTTGGATAAATATAATGTCGAGTTTATCAATAAACTGATCCCCGATTCCTTACCTCTGCTTAAAGAGAAGCTGGTAGAGCTCCTGAAAACCTTAGAAGGATTAGAAAGAAACCATACGTCCTTTGGTATGATCCATTTTGATTACAACGATGGGAATTATATGATAGATTTTGATACCGGGCAAATCACTGTATATGATTTCGATAATTCATGTTTTGGTTGGTATATGTATGACCTGGCAGATCTCTGGAGAAGCGGAGTAGGCTGGATAGCGGCTGAACCAGACGCGGGTAAACGCAAAAAATTCATGGATGACTATTTTACAACAGTCCTTGAGGGATACAGATCAGAGACACGGATCGAAGATTCGATATTGGAGAAATTGCCCTTATTTATCAAAGTGACCCTCATGGAACAAATTGTAGATGAGTTCGAGTGTATGCGGAATCAAGGTGAAGAGCCGGAGTGTGATGAAGAGTTATCATATTGCATAAAATGCCTGGAAGACGATATCCCGTTCGTAGGATTTTTCCATGAAATTTACTCGTTGGAAGAACCCTTTCAGTATGAGGAACGAGATATTTAATCTTTTTGTAGTGGTGGAGGCAGTGGTATAGTGTTTTGAATATGCTGCGGCTCAATTCATACTGGACTCTAATAAACGGAAGTTGGAGCGATGATGGCTTACGAGAAACCGAAT
The window above is part of the Paenibacillus sp. FSL K6-0276 genome. Proteins encoded here:
- a CDS encoding Ger(x)C family spore germination protein, giving the protein MRTIFLLLLCFTVAIQSGCAFKDIDKRIFVIAIGVDKSDDVNNPYRVTLKLALPTQKIDPSVNNTQIISENSETITGAIGRITAKTSKDLNYGLLEVCILGESLAHESIKEPLSWLSRRFDIPMEGMVALGKPNAETVLKMKPKSENFSGNALFLSLSESGSISSFTVPEQFYDFYRRTTEKGMDPYLPVIEAEKEVYKIDTAALLDKQKIKTILTPEETRVFKELLKSYPHFEITTKMEGQPFVLAIEQLKRRYTIDTNNKNKPVIHVSVQMRGIVEEFVNLLYEDNWDEFEKNVEQEEKTKISSLMKKLQTNGIDPLGFGLLYRATRHEGDMEWEQWQTIYPEAVFDVHVKVSMQGTGAIK
- a CDS encoding phosphotransferase, whose translation is MTNNEVVKIFDAYLFPLVSELYELEGYETWLIKAHTGGRNVVYNCEKVGADAKILRIAFLNDRSREELLGEAEYIRYLFEHGGSVSDVVSSKKGNLLEEITHNNYTFFVCLFEKAKGKKLVDNHYRYREGVPITEYYYNCGKVLGKMHQLSKEYTPVHRRYSFLDKYNVEFINKLIPDSLPLLKEKLVELLKTLEGLERNHTSFGMIHFDYNDGNYMIDFDTGQITVYDFDNSCFGWYMYDLADLWRSGVGWIAAEPDAGKRKKFMDDYFTTVLEGYRSETRIEDSILEKLPLFIKVTLMEQIVDEFECMRNQGEEPECDEELSYCIKCLEDDIPFVGFFHEIYSLEEPFQYEERDI